From a region of the Vaginimicrobium propionicum genome:
- the xseA gene encoding exodeoxyribonuclease VII large subunit produces the protein MTTAPNPSNDATSARPLSQVVHQLKGWVERCGWVWVSGQIIELNRRTGLQFLTLRDLNEEISVRVHCSELVLNQAGPIATNTEVAALVHPMVWPKSGSLSFQCRQIEVVGSGRLLAQLEALKNKLSAEGLFQTIRKKKLPILPSGIGVITGANSAAEHDVMTNILNRWPQAPIKVEHTLVQGRQAAAQVIDALTRLDVDPSVDVIIIARGGGSLEDLLPFSDEGLVRAVSAAKTPVVSAIGHESDMPLIDFAADVRASTPTAAAKIVVPVAQDELADIETHRARLRQAIARKIHLARQDLATWASRPVLKDPSTTLKIHAEKVTQLDGRLNHAMRIQFKTHRQWVENSLARVRAMSPKATLERGYAIVADSQKQSVTSVRDVDPGDQIQIYLSDGQLYAEINYGDSHE, from the coding sequence GTGACCACCGCACCAAACCCCAGCAACGACGCCACATCTGCACGCCCGTTAAGCCAAGTCGTTCACCAGTTAAAAGGTTGGGTTGAACGTTGCGGTTGGGTTTGGGTTAGCGGCCAGATTATCGAGTTGAACAGGCGAACAGGTCTACAATTCTTAACTCTTCGCGACCTTAACGAAGAAATTTCGGTACGCGTTCACTGCTCAGAATTGGTTCTGAACCAAGCCGGCCCGATAGCTACGAATACCGAAGTAGCTGCCTTAGTTCACCCAATGGTTTGGCCAAAAAGCGGTTCACTGAGTTTTCAGTGCCGTCAAATTGAGGTGGTCGGCTCAGGACGACTACTCGCACAGCTTGAAGCACTAAAGAACAAGTTGTCAGCTGAAGGGCTATTTCAAACAATTCGCAAGAAAAAGTTGCCAATCCTTCCTAGCGGTATAGGTGTCATAACTGGCGCAAATTCAGCTGCCGAACATGATGTCATGACAAACATTTTGAATCGCTGGCCACAAGCACCAATCAAAGTAGAGCACACTCTAGTGCAAGGGCGACAGGCCGCAGCCCAGGTCATTGACGCTCTGACAAGGCTTGATGTCGATCCATCGGTGGATGTCATCATCATTGCTAGAGGCGGGGGCAGCCTAGAAGATTTACTGCCGTTCAGCGACGAAGGGTTAGTTCGCGCAGTTTCAGCAGCAAAAACGCCGGTAGTTAGCGCCATCGGACACGAATCAGATATGCCACTAATTGATTTTGCAGCGGATGTTAGGGCTTCTACCCCAACAGCAGCCGCAAAAATAGTGGTTCCCGTAGCCCAAGATGAATTGGCTGATATTGAGACGCACAGAGCAAGATTGCGCCAGGCTATTGCCCGAAAAATCCACTTGGCTAGACAAGACTTAGCGACTTGGGCGTCCAGACCGGTACTAAAAGATCCGTCTACAACACTCAAGATTCATGCAGAAAAAGTCACCCAGCTTGATGGGAGGCTAAATCACGCTATGCGCATCCAATTTAAGACCCATCGTCAATGGGTGGAAAATAGTCTTGCCAGGGTGCGCGCCATGTCCCCCAAAGCAACCTTAGAGCGCGGCTATGCAATCGTGGCCGACAGCCAAAAACAGTCGGTAACGTCTGTCCGCGACGTGGATCCGGGTGACCAAATACAAATTTACCTATCCGATGGGCAGCTTTATGCCGAAATTAACTATGGAGACAGTCATGAGTGA
- a CDS encoding exodeoxyribonuclease VII small subunit, whose protein sequence is MSEELTYEQARKELADIVQKLESGGIALAESMALWERGEKLVEVCTKFLDAAEAKVALASEAKNTKAAQ, encoded by the coding sequence ATGAGTGAAGAACTGACTTATGAGCAAGCTCGAAAGGAGCTAGCTGACATCGTGCAAAAGCTAGAGTCTGGCGGAATCGCACTAGCCGAGTCGATGGCTTTGTGGGAGCGCGGCGAGAAACTCGTCGAAGTATGCACAAAGTTCTTAGACGCTGCGGAAGCTAAAGTAGCTCTTGCTAGCGAGGCCAAAAATACCAAGGCAGCTCAATAA
- a CDS encoding 4-hydroxy-3-methylbut-2-enyl diphosphate reductase has product MTKKVLVAAPRGYCAGVDRAVVSVNRALTEYGAPIYVRKQIVHNKHVVETLEAKGAIFVDELDEVPSGAIVIFSAHGVSPAVRLEAKKRNLRAIDATCPLVTKVHHEAKRFAAKGLPIILIGHAGHEEIEGTYGEAPESITLVEHPDEVESLELDTTQPVAWLSQTTLSVDETSETVNLLRQRFPKLVEPPSGDICYATQNRQWAVKQIAPRCDLMIVVGSANSSNSVRLVEVAREAGAGRAERVDNAGEIDPTWLDDVETVGLTSGASVPEELVQGVLARLKELGYPDHEEAKLIDESMSFSLPPQLRKRRTN; this is encoded by the coding sequence ATGACGAAGAAGGTTTTGGTTGCCGCCCCAAGAGGCTATTGCGCTGGAGTGGATCGCGCTGTGGTCAGTGTTAACCGCGCTCTAACCGAGTATGGCGCCCCTATCTACGTGCGTAAACAAATTGTTCACAACAAACATGTAGTTGAGACCTTGGAGGCTAAAGGAGCCATTTTCGTCGACGAGCTAGATGAGGTGCCCAGCGGCGCGATAGTCATCTTCTCAGCTCACGGGGTCTCTCCAGCAGTGCGGCTTGAGGCCAAGAAACGTAATCTGCGCGCTATTGATGCCACTTGCCCGCTGGTGACCAAAGTCCACCACGAAGCTAAACGATTCGCGGCTAAAGGGCTACCGATAATTCTCATCGGACATGCTGGGCACGAAGAGATCGAGGGCACTTACGGTGAAGCGCCGGAATCAATTACCCTCGTCGAACATCCAGATGAAGTCGAGTCTCTTGAACTGGATACCACCCAGCCGGTTGCTTGGCTGTCGCAAACCACGCTTAGTGTCGATGAAACTAGCGAAACCGTTAATCTATTGCGCCAGCGTTTTCCCAAACTTGTTGAACCCCCGTCAGGTGATATTTGTTACGCCACCCAAAACCGCCAATGGGCGGTAAAACAGATAGCTCCTCGTTGTGATCTAATGATCGTCGTCGGTTCCGCTAATTCCTCTAACTCTGTTCGACTGGTCGAAGTTGCTAGGGAAGCGGGAGCTGGCCGGGCAGAGCGTGTCGATAACGCTGGCGAGATTGACCCTACTTGGCTCGACGATGTTGAAACCGTTGGGTTAACGTCTGGCGCGTCTGTTCCGGAAGAATTAGTGCAAGGTGTGCTGGCTCGTCTGAAAGAATTGGGCTATCCAGACCATGAAGAAGCAAAATTGATTGATGAGTCGATGAGTTTTTCTCTTCCCCCGCAATTGCGGAAACGTCGAACCAACTAA
- the uppS gene encoding polyprenyl diphosphate synthase, with the protein MGNLFRKILAAIEDIISTAVSCAPNILAEPLYRFYEGRLRKGFTRTNLPHHVAVLADGNRRWARLNAPKDPYEVGYQAGADKLVEFVKWCQDVHIEIVTLWVLSTDNLKRSLHDELEPLLEVIVGLVDRLAQTNQVKIVGDLSLLPQGVAKRLREAENRSQNKFHRGKNTDLVVNVAVSYGGRQELLSAVKSLLKEEAQTGKTLSEVAETIDLEQISEHLYTSGTPDPDLIIRTSGEQRLSGFLMWQSAHSEFYFCEALWPDFRKVDFYRALRSYSQRERRFGK; encoded by the coding sequence ATGGGCAATCTGTTTCGCAAGATTTTGGCAGCTATCGAGGACATCATCTCGACTGCCGTTTCATGTGCCCCAAATATTCTTGCCGAGCCACTCTACAGATTCTATGAAGGACGGCTACGCAAAGGATTCACCCGCACTAATCTGCCGCACCACGTTGCCGTCCTAGCAGACGGAAATAGACGTTGGGCTAGGCTAAATGCGCCTAAAGACCCTTACGAGGTGGGCTATCAAGCTGGCGCCGATAAGCTGGTGGAATTCGTCAAATGGTGCCAAGACGTCCACATCGAAATCGTCACTTTGTGGGTGCTGTCCACCGACAATTTGAAACGCTCACTTCACGACGAATTAGAACCGCTGTTAGAAGTGATTGTGGGGCTAGTTGACCGACTTGCCCAAACAAACCAAGTAAAAATTGTTGGTGACCTCAGCCTATTGCCCCAAGGTGTTGCTAAACGTTTACGCGAAGCTGAAAATCGCAGCCAAAACAAGTTTCATCGAGGCAAGAATACTGACCTCGTAGTTAATGTTGCGGTCAGTTACGGGGGGCGCCAAGAATTGCTAAGCGCCGTAAAATCCCTGCTAAAAGAGGAAGCTCAAACAGGAAAAACGCTCAGCGAAGTTGCTGAAACCATCGACTTAGAACAGATTTCTGAACACCTCTACACCAGCGGCACCCCTGATCCGGACTTAATCATCCGCACTTCTGGCGAACAACGACTATCTGGTTTTTTAATGTGGCAGTCAGCCCATTCCGAGTTCTATTTCTGCGAGGCACTGTGGCCAGATTTCAGGAAGGTCGACTTTTATCGCGCACTGCGTTCTTACTCTCAACGTGAACGCCGCTTCGGAAAGTAG
- the mca gene encoding mycothiol conjugate amidase Mca — protein MSKCCDVPCNRAVDGSVLRLLHVHAHPDDESSKGAATTAKYVSQGVQVMVATCTRGERGSVLNPAMDRPEVWENITKVRSEEMDNARKILGVEHADLGFEDSGLPEGDPLPPLPEGSFATLPARVAAKPLVKVIRDFKPHVITTYDENGGYPHPDHVQCHRVTMEAIRQAADSHVSPELGEPWLIQKVYYQFGFHRAKYAAMNQAMLAEGLDSPYAERLAHWADVNYEHRITTKVECADFFSVRDKALLAHETQVDPHGGWFAVPREIEKRAWPTEDWQLVYSRVPTRIPENDLFAGLRDDRCVPQDFSDFWII, from the coding sequence ATGTCTAAATGTTGCGATGTGCCTTGTAACAGGGCTGTTGATGGTTCTGTGCTTAGGCTGCTGCATGTTCATGCCCATCCGGACGATGAATCCTCGAAGGGTGCTGCCACCACCGCAAAATACGTGTCCCAAGGAGTGCAAGTTATGGTGGCAACCTGTACTCGTGGTGAACGCGGCTCGGTACTGAATCCAGCGATGGATCGTCCAGAGGTGTGGGAAAACATCACCAAGGTGCGAAGTGAGGAAATGGATAATGCTCGCAAAATTTTAGGCGTCGAACACGCTGATCTAGGTTTCGAGGATTCTGGTTTGCCCGAAGGTGACCCGCTGCCCCCATTACCCGAAGGTAGTTTTGCAACCCTACCGGCCAGGGTCGCAGCCAAGCCACTAGTTAAGGTTATTCGCGATTTCAAGCCGCATGTCATAACTACTTATGACGAAAACGGTGGTTACCCGCATCCAGACCATGTGCAGTGCCATCGGGTGACGATGGAGGCCATTAGGCAAGCTGCTGACTCTCACGTCAGCCCAGAATTAGGTGAACCGTGGTTGATTCAAAAGGTCTACTATCAATTCGGCTTTCACCGCGCGAAATACGCTGCCATGAACCAAGCGATGTTAGCTGAGGGTTTGGACTCTCCTTATGCCGAGCGGCTAGCTCATTGGGCGGACGTTAACTACGAGCACCGGATCACCACCAAAGTTGAATGTGCGGATTTTTTCTCGGTGCGCGATAAAGCCTTACTCGCTCACGAAACACAAGTTGACCCGCATGGTGGATGGTTCGCGGTGCCTCGGGAAATCGAGAAAAGGGCCTGGCCAACCGAAGATTGGCAACTCGTTTACTCCAGAGTTCCAACTCGAATACCAGAAAATGACCTCTTTGCGGGGCTTCGAGACGATCGCTGTGTACCGCAAGACTTCAGTGATTTCTGGATTATCTAG
- a CDS encoding DNA recombination protein RmuC, producing MDSTALILPLVALLIGLAIGLAIGWARAKQLVQDRESMVNSFKALSAQALAEATESVDKTASHRLAETNAALAPVKETLAALHNQLSDVSVQRERLGAQLSEQVRAVAQNSENLRRETNALSTVLRKPQVRGHWGELQLRRVVELAGMVNHVDFYEQATSQNDQGQIRPDMKVMLGANRFIYVDSKVPLTSYLDAELTNDVDTRAALLNQFGENVKAHVSQLGNKNYWQASSNSPEFVVLFLPSESLAAQALNQKPDLIEYAASKNVVLACPTTLIGLLRAVSYGWKQAALADNAQQIFEYGRELYDRLGVLSEHFNKLGRALTTSVASYNQAIGSLESRVLVTARKFQDMKLADNPLDSPTQVDLNVRQLSSADEPF from the coding sequence ATGGATTCGACAGCGTTAATTTTGCCTTTAGTAGCGTTACTTATCGGGCTAGCGATTGGTCTAGCTATCGGCTGGGCACGCGCTAAACAACTCGTCCAAGACCGCGAATCAATGGTTAATTCTTTCAAAGCATTGAGCGCGCAAGCTTTGGCCGAGGCCACCGAATCAGTAGACAAAACCGCTAGTCACCGGCTAGCTGAGACAAATGCTGCGCTAGCCCCAGTCAAAGAAACCTTAGCTGCGCTACACAACCAACTCAGCGATGTTAGCGTTCAAAGAGAAAGGCTGGGCGCGCAGTTGAGCGAGCAAGTGCGCGCTGTCGCGCAAAACTCTGAGAATTTGCGTCGCGAAACGAATGCCCTTTCAACCGTATTGCGTAAACCGCAAGTACGCGGGCATTGGGGTGAGTTACAGTTGCGCCGCGTTGTTGAGCTGGCCGGGATGGTCAACCACGTAGATTTTTATGAGCAAGCTACCAGCCAGAACGACCAAGGCCAGATTCGTCCAGACATGAAAGTGATGTTGGGAGCTAATCGGTTTATTTATGTGGATTCTAAGGTGCCATTAACGTCCTATTTAGACGCTGAATTAACAAATGACGTGGATACCCGTGCAGCATTACTTAATCAGTTTGGTGAAAACGTAAAGGCTCACGTTAGCCAATTGGGTAATAAAAATTATTGGCAAGCCTCGTCCAATAGCCCAGAATTTGTGGTGCTATTTTTACCCTCCGAATCGCTAGCGGCACAGGCTTTGAATCAGAAACCGGACTTGATCGAATATGCTGCCTCGAAAAATGTGGTGCTGGCGTGTCCAACCACATTGATTGGTTTGTTGAGGGCAGTTTCCTATGGCTGGAAACAGGCTGCACTGGCGGACAATGCCCAACAGATTTTCGAGTACGGACGCGAGCTTTATGACCGGTTAGGTGTGCTTAGTGAGCATTTCAACAAACTTGGTCGCGCGTTAACTACCAGCGTGGCGTCCTATAATCAGGCCATCGGTTCCCTGGAATCTAGGGTGTTAGTTACTGCAAGAAAGTTTCAGGATATGAAGTTGGCTGATAATCCGCTGGACTCGCCAACTCAAGTGGATCTTAATGTTAGGCAACTATCCAGCGCTGACGAGCCGTTTTAG
- a CDS encoding M18 family aminopeptidase → MTNAWLKTFTEFIAASPTSFHAAVNAGEMLTAAGFTQLDETQTWSNVSGKHFIIRDGAVVAWVAPSRADENTGLAIMGAHTDSPALKLKPGITFESSGYTMVDVEVYGGPKLTTWFDRELALAGRIVDNDGKTYLVNTDPILRMSTLAPHLDRASSDELKVDRQADLQPLFSADKQNLADYLWRLAGLEASQIGGFDLFVVPSEKPQIFGIQDEFLASYRLDNLASTFPGLMAILDAEQSKNVLVFAAFDHEEVGSGTASGACGTLLSDVLGRISAALGQDEQQYRAWIQRGSCLSADVAHALNVTKQDHYDPHNYPVLNGGPALKLSAQARYGTDAVGAAIWQRACRQAGVESQCFVNRNNIRGGTSIGPLLATGLGIRTIDVGIGIYSMHSAREMCGTKDLVALYEVINAYFRGI, encoded by the coding sequence GTGACGAATGCTTGGCTTAAAACTTTCACCGAATTCATTGCCGCTTCACCGACCTCTTTTCATGCAGCCGTAAACGCGGGGGAGATGTTAACGGCAGCCGGCTTTACTCAATTGGATGAAACTCAGACGTGGTCAAACGTATCTGGAAAACATTTTATTATTCGCGATGGCGCGGTTGTGGCTTGGGTAGCTCCTAGCCGGGCAGATGAAAATACCGGCTTGGCAATTATGGGTGCTCACACTGATTCGCCAGCTTTGAAGTTAAAGCCAGGTATCACTTTTGAATCTAGCGGGTACACCATGGTGGATGTTGAAGTTTATGGCGGGCCGAAACTAACTACCTGGTTTGATCGAGAATTGGCTCTGGCTGGTCGAATTGTCGATAACGACGGTAAAACCTATCTAGTCAATACTGATCCGATATTAAGAATGTCTACCTTGGCTCCACACCTAGATAGAGCCTCCTCGGATGAACTGAAAGTTGACCGGCAGGCCGATCTGCAACCTCTGTTTTCTGCCGACAAGCAAAATCTGGCTGACTATTTGTGGCGCTTGGCCGGGTTAGAAGCGTCTCAAATCGGCGGTTTCGATCTCTTTGTCGTCCCTAGCGAAAAACCCCAGATTTTTGGCATCCAAGATGAGTTTTTGGCCTCTTACCGGCTAGACAATCTAGCCAGTACCTTCCCCGGTCTAATGGCGATTCTGGACGCAGAACAGAGTAAGAATGTGCTGGTATTCGCGGCTTTCGACCATGAGGAGGTTGGTTCGGGTACTGCGTCTGGAGCATGCGGTACGTTACTTAGTGATGTACTTGGCCGAATAAGTGCTGCGCTGGGTCAAGATGAGCAACAGTATCGAGCCTGGATACAACGTGGTTCATGCTTGTCTGCTGACGTGGCTCATGCACTGAATGTGACTAAACAAGATCATTACGACCCGCACAACTATCCGGTGCTAAATGGTGGCCCGGCATTGAAGTTGAGTGCGCAGGCACGTTACGGAACAGATGCCGTGGGGGCAGCAATTTGGCAGCGAGCTTGCCGTCAGGCGGGCGTCGAATCACAGTGTTTCGTAAATCGCAATAATATTCGCGGCGGTACATCGATTGGCCCACTACTGGCTACGGGCCTAGGTATTCGCACTATCGATGTCGGGATTGGTATTTATTCCATGCATTCGGCACGAGAGATGTGTGGTACTAAAGATTTAGTGGCGCTGTATGAGGTGATTAACGCTTATTTTCGCGGGATTTAA
- the greA gene encoding transcription elongation factor GreA, whose protein sequence is MSDSVIWLTQDAYDKLAEELNYLKEVGRPTVSAKIAAAREEGDLSENGGYHAAREEQGQQEGRIAQLEHILDLAQVGEAPTNPDEAAVGTLVTVAYFGDEDDTDIFLLGSREMLGLDEDIDTQVFSPQSPLGEAVVGHRKGDEVSYVAPSGKQISVTIVKVEPFTDS, encoded by the coding sequence ATGTCCGATTCTGTGATTTGGCTTACCCAAGATGCATATGACAAGTTGGCGGAAGAACTGAACTACCTCAAAGAGGTAGGACGCCCAACAGTCAGCGCGAAGATTGCTGCTGCCCGCGAGGAAGGTGACTTATCAGAAAATGGGGGTTACCACGCTGCCCGCGAAGAGCAAGGCCAACAGGAGGGGCGTATCGCCCAGCTTGAACACATATTGGATTTGGCTCAGGTTGGCGAGGCTCCGACAAACCCTGACGAGGCTGCTGTCGGCACACTAGTTACAGTTGCCTACTTCGGCGACGAAGATGATACCGACATTTTCTTGCTTGGCAGCCGTGAAATGCTCGGCTTAGATGAGGATATTGACACTCAGGTGTTTAGTCCGCAGTCCCCGCTCGGTGAGGCTGTCGTCGGCCACCGCAAAGGTGACGAGGTATCTTACGTTGCCCCCAGCGGCAAACAGATTTCAGTCACCATCGTAAAGGTTGAGCCATTCACCGATAGCTAA
- a CDS encoding thioredoxin domain-containing protein, giving the protein MAKRLLTARSPYLLAHAENPIDWWQWSEQAFTEAKDRNVPVYVSVGYLSCHWCHVMNAETFSDPKIAALLNENFVAIKVDREERPDVDTALMRATQALNGQGGWPNSVFLTPEGKPFFAGTYFPPTPTDNQPSFTQVLQAVRQAWALREPEAIETADTLTKYLAELQTPTEVATELEPVSLVNQVLEDFDKVHAGFGTAPKFPNAPLLDALLVRTDKIANDVALITLEFMARGGIYDQIGGGFHRYAVDTGWQVPHFEKMLDDNALLLGTLIRGWRRALPGGQEEQRELLERVIRQSVGWLLREMRVDGGAFAASQDADASYYLWNAKMFDEVLSGNSLFAQGVFHVTANGNLSAATDLAARFPGMSTLQFHSNPHPDRLRRVCQALLEARMERGLPARDDKVIAAWNGWLIDSLAQAAVMLNMPEWLSAANESAKYLWEHHWHENALARTSLNGEIGARGVLSDYAACALGFARLSAILGEPAWLERAELLLDSAHNQFAAPDGGYFDARQDSLLFERARSLSDNAAPSASSTMLAALRLTSALSGRADLADRADHCAQTLHETLCQAPRFAGWALADALEQLELKDGRGPAQLVIVDDQADPFSMFSQAAARVATAGSAIVIGKPNTSGFGGLFDSRTAIDHQPTGYLCRNRSCLPPITQWADLRSAFWGSPDETA; this is encoded by the coding sequence ATGGCGAAACGATTATTAACTGCCCGTTCCCCTTACCTGCTAGCCCACGCGGAAAACCCAATCGATTGGTGGCAATGGAGCGAGCAAGCCTTCACCGAAGCTAAAGATCGTAACGTCCCGGTTTACGTCTCGGTTGGATATTTATCCTGCCACTGGTGCCATGTCATGAATGCGGAAACTTTTTCTGACCCGAAAATTGCGGCTTTGCTAAATGAAAACTTTGTCGCGATAAAGGTTGACCGTGAGGAACGTCCTGATGTGGACACCGCACTAATGCGCGCCACCCAAGCTCTGAACGGCCAAGGTGGATGGCCAAATAGCGTCTTCTTAACCCCCGAAGGTAAACCGTTTTTTGCCGGCACCTATTTCCCGCCAACCCCAACAGATAATCAACCTAGTTTCACTCAAGTACTGCAAGCCGTTCGTCAGGCTTGGGCGTTGCGCGAACCAGAAGCGATCGAAACTGCCGATACGTTGACGAAATACCTAGCCGAGCTGCAAACCCCAACAGAAGTAGCAACCGAGCTGGAACCAGTTTCACTGGTCAACCAAGTATTGGAAGATTTCGACAAAGTACATGCTGGCTTCGGGACGGCACCAAAGTTCCCGAATGCTCCCCTGCTGGACGCATTGCTGGTGCGCACCGACAAAATCGCTAACGATGTGGCATTAATCACCCTGGAGTTTATGGCCAGAGGCGGCATTTATGATCAAATTGGTGGCGGTTTTCACCGTTACGCCGTCGACACTGGTTGGCAAGTACCCCACTTTGAGAAAATGCTGGACGATAACGCCTTACTCTTAGGCACCTTGATCAGGGGTTGGCGTCGAGCACTGCCAGGTGGCCAAGAAGAGCAACGCGAGTTGTTGGAGCGAGTAATTCGTCAAAGCGTGGGGTGGTTGCTTCGAGAAATGCGTGTGGACGGCGGAGCTTTTGCCGCCAGCCAAGACGCCGACGCCTCCTACTATTTGTGGAATGCCAAAATGTTCGACGAAGTTTTGTCGGGCAATTCGTTATTTGCTCAAGGAGTATTTCACGTCACAGCTAACGGAAATTTGTCTGCGGCTACCGACTTAGCTGCTCGTTTTCCGGGCATGTCAACCCTGCAGTTTCATTCCAACCCGCATCCAGACAGGTTGCGTCGTGTTTGCCAGGCTTTGCTTGAAGCCAGAATGGAGCGTGGCCTACCAGCAAGAGACGATAAAGTAATTGCTGCCTGGAATGGTTGGTTGATAGATTCTTTGGCTCAAGCGGCCGTGATGTTGAATATGCCGGAATGGCTGAGTGCTGCCAATGAGAGTGCAAAATACCTTTGGGAACATCACTGGCATGAAAATGCCCTAGCCAGGACAAGTTTGAATGGCGAAATTGGGGCGAGGGGCGTCCTCAGCGACTATGCTGCCTGCGCTTTAGGTTTCGCTCGACTATCGGCCATATTGGGTGAGCCAGCCTGGCTAGAAAGAGCTGAGCTGCTACTCGATAGTGCCCACAATCAATTTGCAGCACCTGATGGCGGCTATTTTGACGCCAGACAGGATTCACTACTGTTCGAGCGGGCTAGATCACTTAGCGATAACGCGGCCCCATCAGCCTCATCGACGATGCTGGCAGCACTTCGGTTAACCTCAGCCCTGAGTGGACGCGCTGACCTTGCAGATCGTGCTGACCATTGTGCTCAAACTCTGCACGAAACTCTTTGCCAGGCTCCACGTTTTGCTGGTTGGGCATTGGCGGACGCTTTAGAACAGCTGGAATTAAAAGACGGTCGTGGACCTGCCCAATTGGTGATTGTCGACGATCAGGCAGACCCGTTCTCGATGTTTAGCCAGGCCGCCGCTAGGGTGGCGACTGCCGGCTCCGCCATCGTTATCGGCAAACCTAATACGTCTGGCTTTGGTGGACTATTTGATTCACGCACAGCCATAGATCATCAACCCACCGGATATTTGTGCCGCAATCGTTCTTGTCTGCCACCAATCACACAATGGGCTGATCTTCGTAGCGCATTTTGGGGCTCACCAGACGAAACAGCCTAG
- a CDS encoding hemolysin III family protein: MLVKTLTYGTVGYVQAVISKPKLRGVLHAINTPIALIGGLALLIVADDQMVRLGCAVWTLTAILLFGNSAFYHRGSWSDHVKELLRRIDHSNIAIFIAGTYTPLAISLTTGTSRIILLSVIWACAVLEVVFRTLWLSAPRWLYVALYIVMGWVALFWLPTFWHTGGPAVVILLVVGGLCYTGGALMYALKKPNPWPEWFGFHEFFHAGTVLGAACHWVAILLAVL, encoded by the coding sequence GTGTTGGTTAAGACGCTAACCTACGGTACCGTAGGTTATGTGCAAGCAGTGATATCTAAACCCAAGTTGAGAGGTGTTCTTCACGCGATAAACACCCCGATTGCGCTTATTGGTGGCCTGGCTTTGCTGATCGTAGCCGACGACCAGATGGTGCGCCTGGGGTGTGCTGTCTGGACGTTAACGGCGATCCTGCTATTCGGAAATTCCGCTTTCTACCATCGTGGTTCGTGGTCTGATCACGTCAAAGAGCTGCTTAGAAGAATAGATCATTCCAATATCGCCATCTTTATTGCCGGCACCTATACGCCGTTGGCGATAAGCTTGACCACCGGCACCTCTAGAATCATCTTGTTATCGGTAATATGGGCCTGCGCAGTTTTAGAGGTGGTCTTTCGCACCCTTTGGCTCTCGGCTCCGCGTTGGCTTTATGTGGCTCTCTACATAGTGATGGGTTGGGTGGCACTATTTTGGCTGCCGACTTTCTGGCATACCGGCGGGCCGGCCGTCGTGATTCTGCTAGTCGTAGGCGGGTTGTGCTACACGGGTGGCGCGTTAATGTATGCGCTAAAAAAGCCGAATCCATGGCCGGAATGGTTTGGATTCCACGAATTTTTCCACGCTGGTACGGTGCTCGGTGCAGCTTGTCACTGGGTTGCCATATTGCTGGCTGTGTTGTGA